Proteins from a single region of Belliella baltica DSM 15883:
- a CDS encoding ATP-binding protein, with the protein MDINSALHIGKVESVRGRIIEIKVHKSKNASHLLFNGQIIKGISVGSYIKVCKGFEELIGKIDEEFITEDKLISQKNYKQEKERIKRVLRVSLIGYFEKSVFKQGVKELPLLDNEAFLLTADEFSRVHNFIKDINGEPDIELNIGVLSNETGNSIGIGINSLFASHIGIFGNTGSGKSYTLASLYHKLFKVYANNSGFKKNAKFLLIDFNGEYSKGNAIVASKKIYRLNTRLEFDEIPNEDKLPLGREILFNVELLSILADATEKTQKPFLKRTVNLYKKVFDKENPVEYFRGVLKNQTNKTLLMADKDKAFEVLDYLFHLIDTEFENDSKRVFFDELEWQNTLHYFRLLGTNRQINTDEIQNTSLYRSIVSYDFPANDLDIIIHFLYVQIIDDLLVNKAKNDHISPAINKLKSKTKDLQKVIDFDSDRSIFAGNNFAIIDLNNANLSVKKTIPMLVASKEYLEQKIRYENENGSFFNLIIDEAHNILSYDSKRESDTWKDYRLETFEEIIKEGRKFGVFLTIASQRPSDISDTIISQLHNYFLHRLINNRDIQAVERTISYLDKISFDALPILPTGSCVLAGLSAQVPIIINIDPIPKENEPYNKTIRPTDFWDNEVSTEEEEVEQVEEENSETEDDDFPF; encoded by the coding sequence ATGGACATTAATTCAGCCTTACATATTGGAAAAGTAGAATCCGTAAGAGGTAGGATTATTGAAATAAAAGTTCATAAATCCAAAAATGCTTCACACCTATTGTTCAATGGACAAATAATAAAAGGTATTTCAGTAGGTAGCTATATAAAAGTATGTAAGGGGTTTGAGGAGTTAATTGGAAAGATTGATGAAGAATTTATTACTGAGGATAAACTCATCAGTCAAAAAAATTATAAGCAAGAAAAGGAAAGAATTAAAAGGGTTTTAAGGGTAAGTTTAATTGGTTATTTTGAGAAATCGGTTTTTAAACAAGGTGTTAAAGAACTGCCATTGCTTGACAATGAGGCATTTTTACTAACTGCTGACGAGTTTAGTAGAGTTCACAATTTCATCAAAGACATTAATGGTGAACCTGATATTGAATTAAATATTGGTGTTTTATCCAATGAAACAGGGAATTCGATAGGTATTGGAATAAATAGTTTGTTTGCAAGTCATATTGGGATATTTGGAAATACTGGTAGTGGCAAATCCTATACACTTGCCAGTTTATATCACAAACTTTTTAAGGTCTATGCCAATAATTCAGGTTTTAAAAAGAATGCAAAGTTTCTGCTGATTGATTTTAATGGGGAGTACTCCAAAGGAAATGCAATCGTAGCAAGCAAAAAAATCTATCGTTTAAATACTAGATTGGAATTTGATGAAATTCCAAATGAAGATAAATTACCATTAGGAAGAGAAATTTTATTTAATGTAGAGCTATTGTCAATTCTCGCAGATGCAACAGAAAAGACTCAAAAGCCATTTTTGAAAAGAACAGTTAATTTGTATAAAAAAGTGTTTGATAAAGAAAATCCAGTTGAGTATTTCCGTGGGGTTTTAAAAAATCAAACGAATAAAACACTCCTAATGGCTGACAAGGACAAAGCCTTTGAGGTTTTGGACTATCTATTTCATCTAATTGATACAGAGTTTGAAAATGATTCTAAAAGAGTGTTTTTTGATGAACTTGAATGGCAAAATACATTACACTATTTCCGCCTTTTAGGTACTAATAGACAAATTAATACAGATGAAATTCAAAATACAAGTCTTTATAGGTCAATTGTCAGCTACGATTTTCCTGCTAATGACTTAGATATTATAATTCATTTTTTATATGTACAAATCATTGATGATCTATTAGTAAATAAAGCGAAAAATGATCATATAAGTCCAGCTATAAACAAATTAAAAAGCAAAACAAAAGACTTGCAAAAGGTTATTGATTTTGATTCTGATCGATCAATTTTCGCAGGAAATAATTTTGCTATTATTGATTTAAACAATGCTAACCTTTCTGTAAAAAAGACAATTCCAATGCTTGTTGCAAGCAAAGAGTATTTAGAACAAAAAATTCGGTATGAAAATGAAAATGGAAGCTTTTTTAATTTAATTATTGATGAGGCGCATAATATTCTATCTTATGACTCAAAAAGAGAAAGTGATACTTGGAAAGATTATCGATTAGAAACCTTTGAAGAAATAATAAAAGAAGGGCGAAAATTTGGCGTATTTTTAACCATCGCAAGTCAAAGACCATCTGATATTTCAGATACAATCATTTCTCAATTGCATAATTACTTTTTGCATCGACTAATCAACAACAGAGATATTCAGGCTGTTGAGAGGACTATTTCATATTTGGATAAAATATCGTTTGATGCGTTGCCTATTCTACCCACAGGCTCTTGCGTTCTGGCTGGCTTGAGTGCTCAAGTTCCAATAATTATAAATATTGACCCTATCCCCAAAGAAAATGAACCATATAATAAAACAATCAGACCTACTGATTTTTGGGATAATGAAGTATCAACAGAAGAAGAGGAAGTAGAACAAGTTGAAGAGGAAAATAGTGAAACAGAGGATGATGATTTTCCATTTTGA